TCAGTTCACCAATAATTTCTTCAGCGCGCTCCTTCAAGTTGGGAACACTTGGAATCCACTCCCACTTCGCCATAGTTTTGAGTGGGAACCGGCCCCACTGAATATCGTCCTCGGGATTCTCAAGCCCTGCATCCGAATTGCGAATCAGCACTTCGGCTGGAATACCAATATGTTCATGAAGAGCTCTCGCCATAGGCATAGTTATGGCGCGTTTCCCGGAAAGCACTTCGGAAACCCTCGCACGGCTTCCTATGAAAGGAACCAAGTCGCGCTGATTCAAACCTGCCTGCTCCATGCGAAATTTGATCGCTTCAATAGGGTCTGGATACCCCATTGGCACATGTTTGCTCTCGTAGAGCTCAACAAGGTCAACCAGAACATCAAGTTCTCCGCCCTCGGGACTATCTAATTCGGCTTCAAAGATTTCGTCGATACGAGCCAAGGCAGCTTCATAGTCTTCCTCGGTACGAATTGGTTTTACGTTAACCATTTTTATACCTCCTCCGCATCTATACGATCATACTGCGCGTGGGTTCCCACGAAACGTATATAAACCACGCGGTATTTATAGTTAATTTTCACGACTAATCTGTACTTATTGCCCTTTATGTTAAAAACCACTCGATTGTCCCCCAAGATACTGGCACTACGGTACTTTTCTTTTACCTCGGCAGGAGTATCCCAATCTTCTTTCTCAACCTCGCGATACCAACTGAGAAGTGATTGCTCTGCATCTTTATAACACTCATAAAATTCCCGCAACCTTTTCTTGGCTATAATTCTCATGTAGCAACTTATATCGCTCCCAATTTAATTTGAAGTACTTCGCTCCCAAACTGATACAATTCTAACTTCTTTCATTCAAATGTCAAACAGTAAAATTTTGGTACAGACTTCATATAGAAAAAGAGGCTTAGTTCTTGTTTCCTAGACGAAGTGTTGCATTTAAAAAACTACGGGGTAATGCAAATTGGCATTAAAAGCGATCGATTGAAATAACACAACAGCTATGGAGCCGTTAACATTAAAAACGCTGTTAATTTAAGGTTTGTGACAAATGCAGTTTAATTC
The genomic region above belongs to Candidatus Dadabacteria bacterium and contains:
- a CDS encoding type II toxin-antitoxin system HigB family toxin, producing MRIIAKKRLREFYECYKDAEQSLLSWYREVEKEDWDTPAEVKEKYRSASILGDNRVVFNIKGNKYRLVVKINYKYRVVYIRFVGTHAQYDRIDAEEV